The following are encoded together in the Montipora capricornis isolate CH-2021 chromosome 5, ASM3666992v2, whole genome shotgun sequence genome:
- the LOC138049466 gene encoding uncharacterized protein — protein sequence MEIEVSMDMMETFNIARKRQAVLENFSAEQQMKKRPCLDDSSCHFVNVSGLEKEHGLFQNPNSLNRILPYSQLLKESCSTLPNDIILDVNCNIVRQDDNAEEMDVSYDSRNNSQSQVHPNQPTSDNSVRSSSPFCYRCLRGEPGHISHLSS from the exons ATGGAGATCGAAGTATCTATGGACATGATGGAGACTTTCAACATCGCAAGAAAGCGCCAGGCCGTATTGGAGAACTTTTCAGCTGAGCAACAAATGAAG aAGCGGCCCTGTTTAGATGATTCTTCTTGTCATTTTGTTAATGTCTCTGGTCTTGAAAAGGAACACGGATTATTTCAGAACCCAAATTCTTTGAACAGGATACTGCCTTACTCTCAGCTTCTAAAAGAGTCCTGTTCTACCCTGCCAAATGATATAATTTTAGATGTGAATTGTAACATAGTTCGTCAGGATGATAACGCTGAAGAAATGGATGTTTCATATGATTCAAGAAATAATTCACAAAGTCAAGTACACCCTAATCAGCCAACCTCAGAC AATTCTGTTAGGTCATCGTCACCCTTTTGTTATCGATGTCTGAGAGGGGAACCG GGACATATAAGCCATCTTTCAAGCTGA